From the Fulvia fulva chromosome 2, complete sequence genome, one window contains:
- a CDS encoding Tip elongation aberrant protein Tea4, producing MTRPNIMRADTLDLQDHDSPTAAEHAKHPTAKDGNAPHVAAQVHQVLEERHSEEQALADAWNISSSIADDPAAIDQAQSATGTDNVTANGTAQKGEEAGEGGEAEGEADDDMMDRISSSPSIDDGQYTPHSLRTTVPRHIWSTRSLSLSARSTPTSTRDSFNHIADDTPPSSPFWQTPQHLPLRRSNMAGVEHSPLVYQVESCSSPFDEVSQHTHFTPTQGSGLLFDPSKHHQLGRYDQEPHQGPETTFHPGDGQGESPEQESDKEQVKYANEELTTPRLNHGFEISSDPRPIESPFRRHSFFHSLPDLSRPSLEPSPSLTSIQSVDMDGLLLPVDDPLLDMPVSSPTASWESTSETNSAGSDDDADSDDAEDSFIDLDERFIDSGWGGECLRETEDIDFEFVYALHTFVATVEGQANATKGDTMVLLDDSNSYWWLVRVVKDSSIGYLPAEHIETPTERLARLNKHRNIDLSATMLSDNSEKSRNPLKKAMRRRNAKTVQFAAPTYVEASDYDYDTEDEEAQMIDPYANAQQSDATTTDEPDEIEPAEPKGEIKHPEAEGRSSTSSQRASFDREQAATAAQALAAAGVTGDDPSAPKLVDKTGEYERFGVDAGSTPTVSVEAAPLKSKRKNTDSFLKDDGVETRKITLTPGLLRDDSVSRKSSAAAESPRSTTSSMEPMVKTSSPTEQTDKKKDSKDKKKEKELKKGGMLSGLFKSKKKDKKNVETSSEKPSIELQRESPSPGPRGALSPVGKDVGGQQNAAAGSLLSSTSTEESRDTSHDSGPGNAFVAELEGSTVAHEMAAGDDDSHELQKRVDVDATPQETVSESEQPEKSKGIISNTLSPVTNAITNMVKTSDDNDKPKKAKRSKQRVELDDFDSPQDEKQDQLDQNPFSDPEDDEHDGERLSESPVEITSHAFMNGTDSVHIPMPSQVEEEEDDSPGSLTSSPSIIEHPAEPAEEETAEHVSEDSDPTPTAQSPQPVEADRKPKIPPNRGLSTDSNESTRLSPPAPVSRQTWSDESFRAWLEDGSEVRDMLVMIHDKTGVTAAPADHPLMTGLFTEQRKGVQTMMGELDGLLGSYLQRKGVRF from the exons ATGACGAGGCCCAACATTATGAGGGCTGACACCCTCGACCTCCAAGACCACGACAGTCCGACTGCTGCTGAACACGCCAAACACCCCACAGCGAAAGACGGCAACGCGCCTCACGTAGCGGCACAGGTACACCAAGTGCTCGAGGAACGGCATTCGGAAGAGCAAGCCCTGGCAGACGCATGGAACATCTCCTCCAGTATCGCCGACGACCCGGCTGCCATTGACCAAGCCCAGTCCGCCACTGGCACCGACAATGTGACCGCGAACGGCACCGCGCAAAAGGGCGAGGAGGCAGGCGAAGGTGGAGAGGCAGAGGGAGAGGCGGACGATGACATGATGGACAGGATATCGAGCTCGCCCAGCATAGACGATGGTCAGTATACACCACACTCTTTACGCACGACAGTACCGCGGCACATCTGGTCGACACGATCGCTCAGTCTGTCGGCGCGGTCCACTCCAACATCAACTCGCGACTCTTTCAACCACATCGCAGACGACACGCCCCCATCGTCGCCATTCTGGCAGACTCCGCAGCACCTACCATTGCGGCGTTCCAACATGGCGGGAGTCGAGCATTCGCCGCTTGTGTATCAAGTGGAGAGCTGCTCTTCTCCGTTCGATGAAGTGTCCCAGCATACACATTTTACGCCCACTCAAGGAAGTGGGCTTTTGTTCGACCCGTCAAAGCATCATCAGCTGGGTAGGTATGACCAGGAGCCACATCAAGGACCAGAGACGACATTCCATCCGGGCGACGGGCAGGGTGAGTCTCCGGAGCAAGAGTCGGATAAGGAGCAGGTAAAGTACGCCAATGAAGAACTCACCACGCCCAGGCTGAACCACGGCTTTGAGATTTCTTCAGACCCGAGACCGATTGAGAGCCCTTTTCGCAGGCACTCATTCTTCCACAGCTTGCCAGACTTGAGCCGGCCTTCTCTCGAGCCATCACCCAGCCTGACCAGCATACAAAGTGTGGACATGGACGGCTTGCTTTTACCAGTCGATGACCCTCTGTTGGACATGCCGGTGTCATCTCCAACGGCTTCGTGGGAAAGCACCTCCGAGACCAACTCCGCCGGTTCAGACGACGATGCAGATTCTGATGATGCTGAAGACTCTTTCATTGATCTTGACGAACGATTCATCGACTCTGGTTGGGGAGGCGAGTGCTTACGTGAAACAGAGGACATCGATTTCGAGTTTGTGTATGCTCTGCATACATTCGTCGCAACCGTCGAAGGCCAAGCAAACGCTACCAAAGGTGACACCATGGTGTTGCTTGACGACAGCAACAGCTATTGGTGGCTCGTGCGGGTGGTGAAGGATAGCAGCATTG GCTACCTACCAGCCGAGCATATTGAAACGCCCACGGAACGACTTGCCCGTCTCAATAAACACAGAAATATCGAT CTCTCCGCGACCATGCTCAGTGATAACTCCGAGAAATCTCGAAATCCATTAAAAAAGGCAATGCGGCGTCGAAACGCAAAGACAGTACAGTTTGCTGCGCCTACTTATGTGGAGGCTTCCGACTATGACTACGACACAGAGGACGAAGAGGCACAGATGATCGATCCGTACGCGAACGCGCAGCAGTCGGACGCCACAACAACAGACGAGCCGGACGAGATCGAGCCTGCAGAACCGAAGGGAGAGATCAAACACCCAGAAGCGGAGGGGCGCTCAAGCACTTCATCACAACGAGCATCCTTTGATCGAGAGCAGGCAGCAACAGCAGCACAAGCTCTGGCAGCAGCCGGCGTGACTGGCGACGATCCCTCTGCACCTAAGCTTGTGGACAAGACAGGTGAGTACGAAAGATTTGGAGTCGATGCTGGCAGCACACCAACGGTCTCGGTAGAAGCCGCACCGCTCAAGTCGAAGAGGAAGAATAccgattccttccttaaaGATGATGGTGTCGAAACTCGGAAGATCACACTCACTCCTGGACTGTTGCGGGATGATTCAGTATCGCGCAAGTCGTCTGCAGCTGCAGAAAGCCCACGCAGCACTACCAGCAGTATGGAGCCAATGGTGAAGACCAGCTCACCCACTGAACAAACCGATAAGAAGAAGGATAGCAAAGACAAGAAGAAGGAGAAAGAGCTAAAGAAAGGCGGCATGCTCAGTGGTTTATTCAAGAGCAAGAAGAAGGACAAGAAGAATGTGGAGACATCAAGCGAGAAGCCTTCTATAGAGCTGCAGCGAGAGTCGCCGAGCCCAGGTCCGAGAGGAGCATTATCACCAGTCGGCAAGGATGTCGGTGGTCAGCAAAATGCAGCCGCAGGCAGTTTGCTCAGCTCTACATCAACGGAAGAAAGCCGCGACACCTCTCACGATTCCGGACCTGGCAACGCATTCGTCGCAGAACTGGAGGGATCCACTGTGGCACATGAGATGGCTGCTGGCGATGACGACAGTCATGAGCTGCAGAAGCGCGTCGATGTTGATGCAACTCCACAAGAGACAGTCAGCGAGTCTGAACAGCCCGAGAAGAGCAAAGGGATCATCAGCAATACGCTTTCGCCAGTCACGAATGCAATCACGAATATGGTCAAGACGAGCGATGACAACGATAAGCCGAAGAAGGCGAAGCGATCGAAGCAACGCGTTGAGCTTGATGACTTCGACTCGCCGCAAGACGAGAAGCAGGATCAGCTTGACCAGAATCCATTCAGCGACCCTGAGGACGACGAGCATGATGGCGAACGACTATCGGAGAGCCCTGTGGAGATTACATCGCATGCCTTTATGAACGGCACTGATTCTGTGCACATCCCAATGCCTTCGCAGGTGGAGGAAGAAGAAGACGACTCACCAGGCAGCCTCACAAGCTCGCCGAGCATTATTGAACACCCTGCAGAACCTGCGGAAGAAGAGACGGCTGAGCATGTCTCTGAAGATAGCGACCCTACGCCAACGGCACAATCACCTCAGCCTGTCGAGGCCGATCGAAAGCCAAAGATACCCCCGAACAGAGGTCTGTCAACAGACAGCAATGAGTCGACGCGGCTATCGCCTCCGGCTCCTGTCTCACGACAGACTTGGAGTGACGAAAGCTTCCGCGCGTGGCTGGAAGATGGCAGTGAAGTACGTGACATGCTAGTCATGATTCACGACAAGACCGGTGTGACAGCTGCGCCCGCAGACCACCCACTAATGACCGGACTATTCACCGAGCAACGCAAGGGCGTACAGACCATGATGGGCGAGCTCGATGGTTTGCTCGGCTCATACCTGCAGAGAAAAGGCGTTCGGTTTTAA
- a CDS encoding ADP-ribose glycohydrolase MACROD1, whose amino-acid sequence MPLLSRITSKMSTTTPLSEIPTLTLLYKLNKLTPSTSPKSSATSRFNDKISLIRTDITKLETDSIVNAANESLLGGGGVDGAIHRAAGPGLLDECSDLDGCDTGDAKITDAYELPCKKVIHAVGPVYYSTKRKGMHTALLQSCYTKSLELAVENGCKSVAFSALSTGVYGYPSREAAETAIQAVKGWLEEDEERAGKIDRVVFCQFMEKDERAYENYIPQYFVPADEAAQEDKKDDTAEVEEKTVEADKDGSTDQPAAPKEEETAAQAEVEAEKIPELPDVPTEEPKDADQPAIKKLKLDEDAKV is encoded by the exons ATGCCACTACTCTCACGCATCACCTCCAAGATGTCGACCACCACACCACTTTCCGAGATCCCAACCCTCACCCTCCTCTACAAACTCAACAAACTCACGCCCTCCACCTCACCCAAATCCTCCGCAACCTCCCGCTTCAACGACAAAATCTCCCTCATCCGCACCGACATCACCAAACTCGAAACAGACTCCATCGTCAATGCCGCAAATGAATCCCTCCTTGGCGGCGGCGGTGTCGACGGCGCTATCCACCGTGCAGCAGGCCCCGGCTTGTTAGACGAATGCTCTGACCTCGACGGCTGCGACACCGGCGATGCAAAGATCACTGATGCCTACGAACTCCCATGCAAGAAAGTGATTCATGCGGTGGGACCAGTGTATTACTCGACGAAGCGGAAAGGAATGCATACGGCTCTCCTGCAGAGCTGTTACACGAAGAGCTTGGAGCTGGCGGTGGAGAATGGGTGTAAGAGTGTTGCGTTCAGTGCCCTTTCTACCGGAGTCTATGGATATCCTAGCAGGGAGGCGGCGGAGACTGCGATTCAGGCGGTGAAGGGGTGGTTAGAAGAGGATGAGGAGCGGGCGGGGAAGATAGACAGGGTGGTGTTTTGCCAATTCATGGAGAAGGATGAGAGGGCTTATGAGAACTATATACC ACAGTACTTCGTCCCAGCAGATGAGGCCGCTCAGGAGGACAAGAAGGACGACACAGCCGAAGTCGAGGAGAAGACTGTGGAGGCAGACAAGGACGGATCTACAGATCAGCCCGCGGCACCAAAGGAGGAAGAGACCGCAGCACAAGCTGAAGTCGAGGCAGAGAAGATCCCAGAACTGCCAGACGTGCCAACTGAGGAGCCCAAGGACGCCGACCAGCCTGCGATTAAGAAGCTCAAGCTGGATGAGGACGCCAAGGTTTGA